The sequence CAGTGGCCAGCTGGCGTAGCAGAGCTGGATTTTGTTGAAGGACATGCATGGCTCTACGCAAAACAGAGGGTGAGGGTCTCAGCTGATTGGTTATAGTGGCTTTCCCTGTGGGCTGCTGGCCATCCTGGGAGGAAATATCATGGCCTGAGTATGAGTCCTGCATACCGGCCCTATACCCTGAATTGGCCTGGGTGGAGGCCATGCCCCTGGCCTGGGCAACTACTCCTGCACTGACCTCCTGTGCCAATGGCCTGGCAGGCGCAGAGGCAGTGGTGGTGTCAGTACTGCTGTGAGCATTGGCCTCCCCTCTGCAAAGTCCTGGACCTGTGTTTTGGCCTCTGGAAGCAACCAATGGGGCCAGAGTGAAGAGCATGAGCTGCTGGATGTCAGAGTAGACAGGACGCATAGCATTATCACCACCTGACACTGCCTTCAAGGCCTCTAGACCTTGCTTGTCTAGAGCTGGCTCGGGTTTCTGTACTGGCCTTGAGGATTCAGGAACATGGCTAGTATTGGCTGGTTTCTCACTTGCCAGGCCTTGAACCAGAGGGTCTTCCAAGAACTGCACCACAGGCTCAGGCGCAGCCAACAGGAGTTGAGCCAGCTGGCCAAAGAAGTCAGCCAGATCAGGTGAGCTCCGGGCTAGCCAGAGCAGCCTGGCCACCATTCCAGCACTCTCTGAGGTGGAGGGTTCAGAACCACGGGTACAGTTGCCAGTGGGGTCTGGCAGAGTTCCTGGACTG is a genomic window of Myotis daubentonii chromosome 9, mMyoDau2.1, whole genome shotgun sequence containing:
- the LOC132241873 gene encoding ubiquilin-1-like; amino-acid sequence: MAQAREEAGDSHMVSGREPSRIIRVSVKTPQDCQEFMLAENSSVRHFKKQISKRLHCNIDRLVLIFTGKILRDQDILSQRGILDGTTVHLVVRTRLKGTLSSPGTLPDPTGNCTRGSEPSTSESAGMVARLLWLARSSPDLADFFGQLAQLLLAAPEPVVQFLEDPLVQGLASEKPANTSHVPESSRPVQKPEPALDKQGLEALKAVSGGDNAMRPVYSDIQQLMLFTLAPLVASRGQNTGPGLCRGEANAHSSTDTTTASAPARPLAQEVSAGVVAQARGMASTQANSGYRAGMQDSYSGHDISSQDGQQPTGKATITNQLRPSPSVLRRAMHVLQQNPALLRQLATGSPLRHHIPLLPILTNPRALQALIQIEKGLQILSREVPSLGPGRPHGATGAPEMRGAGQGHRTDPVQPTMAVLQLLHALANACSQSTQSSQSSTLPTESRYQQELEHLKAMGFANRDANLQALMATDGDIHAAIERLLGEAEV